CACCTTGCATGGTGGCAGTACATTCATTACTGCCTCGAAGGGCAATAAAGCGGGCTCTGGTAGGACAGGTGCACAACCGGAGAGGAACGATTTTGGTTTGCCAACCAGTTCCCCCGGCAAGCGTTGACCCACGGCGTTTATGCTGCAGCAGTTCCATCGGCTTCGGCCATGGCCTGTCGGCGAACGGCGGTCATCCGTTGGACGATCGTCACCACACTTGCCAAGGCAAGGAGGATCAGGGTCCCGAACAATACAACCGGCGGCAGACCCAATCCCGTGAGCCCCGTGACGAGCAGCACGGACGCCAAGCGCTCTGCACGCTCTGCGATCCCGACGCTCGCTTGGTAGCCCAAGGACTCCGCTTTGGCCCGGGCGTAGGAAACAACCATTCCAAGAACCAGGCAGATGACTGCTGCAGAACCTATCGCCGGATCCTCACCTCCGGTGAAAAACCAGATAGTCAGGCCGGCAAATATCGCACCATCGGCAAGCCGGTCCAAAGTGGAATCCAGGAATTTGCCCCAGCCGCCGCTGCGCCCCTGAAGCCTCGCCATGATTCCGTCTACGACATCTGAAAATGCGAAGAAGGCGACCACAACCGAACCCCACCACAAAAAGCCCAACGGGTAGAGGACGAGTCCGCCCAATATCACGCCTGCGGTCCCTGCAATGGTCACGGCGTCAGGAGACACACCGATCCTCAGGAGCCATCGCGCTAGAGGAGTAAAGAGTGAAGTGAAAAAGCCGCGCGCATGCCTATTGAGCATTCGACTCCCCCGGCCAGGCTTCGGCCACAAGCTTGCGGACCTCATCGAGTGTCTGCGTGATGGCCTTGGTCTGGGCGATGATCGGGAAGAAGTTTCCATCCCCGCCCCAGCGCGGAACCACGTGCTGATGGAGATGCGCTGCAATACCGGCACCACCGGTCACGCCTTGGTTCATGCCCAGATTAAAGCCGCTCGGATTGGAAACTTTCCGCAGCACCCGCATTGCCGTCTGGGTGAGGTCGGCGAACTCGGCCGTTTCCTCCACTGTGATGTCCGTGTAGTCGGGTACGTGCCGGTAGGGGCAGATCAACAAATGACCGGGGTTGTACGGGAACAGGTTAAGGACCACATAGCAGGTCCGTCCCCGATAGACGATGAGGGATTCCTCATCTGAGCGTGTGGGTCCTACACAGAACGGGCAGTCGTCCTTGTTCTTGAATTGATCCTGCCCGCCCTTGATGTAGGCCATACGGTGCGGAGTCCACAGGCGCTGAAACGCGTCCGGTACGCCTGCCAATCCGAAGTCATCGGTGACGTCGGCATCGCTCGGAAGGTCAGCTGCCGCGCCTGTGTTCTCCTGCACCGTCTCTGTGTCCGTTCCGTCAGCTCTCGCGGTTCTTGACGGCGTCAACGATCCTGCGGACCGCCTCGGCCACGGGCACTCCATTGTCCTGGCTGCCGTCCCGGAAACGGAACGACACCGCACCGGCTTCCGCATCCTCGCCGCCGGCAATCAGGACGAACGGGATCTTGTCCTTGCTGGCTGTGCGGATCTTCTTGGGGAACCTGTCCGAGGAGATATCCACCTCGGCACGGATTCCGGCAGCCTTGAGCTGGCCGACGACGTCGAACATGTAGTCGTTGAACGTCTCGGCGACGGGGATGCCCACTACCTGTACAGGAGCGAGCCATGCAGGGAATGCCCCGGCGTAGTGCTCGGTGAGAACACCCATGAAGCGTTCCACGGAACCGAAAAGGGCCCGGTGGATCATGACGGGGCGTTGGCGCGTGCCGTCGGCAGCCTGGTATTCCAATTCGAAACGCTCGGGCAGGTTGAAGTCCAGCTGAATGGTGGACATTTGCCAGGTCCTGCCCAGAGCATCT
This genomic interval from Paenarthrobacter aurescens TC1 contains the following:
- a CDS encoding putative CDP-alcohol phosphatidyltransferase (identified by match to protein family HMM PF01066), producing the protein MLNRHARGFFTSLFTPLARWLLRIGVSPDAVTIAGTAGVILGGLVLYPLGFLWWGSVVVAFFAFSDVVDGIMARLQGRSGGWGKFLDSTLDRLADGAIFAGLTIWFFTGGEDPAIGSAAVICLVLGMVVSYARAKAESLGYQASVGIAERAERLASVLLVTGLTGLGLPPVVLFGTLILLALASVVTIVQRMTAVRRQAMAEADGTAAA
- a CDS encoding putative histidine triad protein (HIT domain) (identified by match to protein family HMM PF01230) — its product is MQENTGAAADLPSDADVTDDFGLAGVPDAFQRLWTPHRMAYIKGGQDQFKNKDDCPFCVGPTRSDEESLIVYRGRTCYVVLNLFPYNPGHLLICPYRHVPDYTDITVEETAEFADLTQTAMRVLRKVSNPSGFNLGMNQGVTGGAGIAAHLHQHVVPRWGGDGNFFPIIAQTKAITQTLDEVRKLVAEAWPGESNAQ